The sequence below is a genomic window from Halomonas halophila.
AGCAGGTCGATGCCCCACTGCAGCGGGAAATAGCCATAGCCCCCTCGAGTGAAGGCCGGCCGCGGCGCGCTCTCGCGCACCATCCGGCCGAGACCCTTGGCGGGCCGCCAACCGCCCAGGGCCTGGATCACCTGGGTGAGCAGCGGCCCGGCGGCCTCACGCACGCCTTCGCCGCTGCGCTGGCCCCGGGCCGAACGCACCGAGACGACGGTCATCCAGCGCTGGCGAATGCGGTGGTAGTCGCCCTGATCGACGGCATCGCCCCCGGGCACCTGGTCGCCGGCGTAGAGCACGATCACCGCCGGGGTGACCTGCCGGTCCTCGACCACACCGGCCAGATCCGGCGCCGACTGGATGGCCACCTCGGGCAGCCGGGCCGTCAGGCGGTCGATGATCGCCTGCTCGGCGGCCAGGTAGTCGCTGATCATCAGAAGCCCCCTCCCGGCATCACCCGGCCGCCGGCCTGGAACTCGACGCTGCCGGCGGTGGGCTCGTCACCGTCGCCGCCGATCCCCAGCAGCACCTCGCCCCGGGCCACCGCGCGCAGGAACTTGATGGCGTCCTCGTAGCGCTTGGTGACCTGCTCGGTGGCGGCATCGTCGTAGAGCCGGTAGCGGGCGATGTCGCAGGCGTAGGCCTGGACGATCCGCGGCACCGGCGAGAGCGGTACCGCATAGCCGCCCGCCGCCACCCGGCCGTCGATCTCGCCGTCGGCATCGGCGATGGCGCGGTCGATCTCGTCGCTGTCGATCACCATGCCGGTCTCGTCCGAGGCGAGGTCGAGCAGCTCGTCCTCGCCGAAGCGGCTCACCAGGTCATCGAGGGTGATGTAGGGCATCGGTTAGGCCTCCGGCTCGCCGTCTTCCTCGGCCGGGAAGGTGCACTCCTCGACCTCCAGGGCGGGGTCGGCA
It includes:
- a CDS encoding phage tail terminator protein; this encodes MISDYLAAEQAIIDRLTARLPEVAIQSAPDLAGVVEDRQVTPAVIVLYAGDQVPGGDAVDQGDYHRIRQRWMTVVSVRSARGQRSGEGVREAAGPLLTQVIQALGGWRPAKGLGRMVRESAPRPAFTRGGYGYFPLQWGIDLLTNQSVD
- a CDS encoding gp436 family protein, coding for MPYITLDDLVSRFGEDELLDLASDETGMVIDSDEIDRAIADADGEIDGRVAAGGYAVPLSPVPRIVQAYACDIARYRLYDDAATEQVTKRYEDAIKFLRAVARGEVLLGIGGDGDEPTAGSVEFQAGGRVMPGGGF